A genome region from Panicum virgatum strain AP13 chromosome 4K, P.virgatum_v5, whole genome shotgun sequence includes the following:
- the LOC120703039 gene encoding uncharacterized protein LOC120703039 isoform X1 translates to MGNCQAAEAATVVVQHPGGRVERLYWATSAAEVMRANPGHYVALVTRRPGDEEAEGERRGAARVTRVKLLKPRDTLALGQAYRLITVAEVARALQAKKEDKTRRAQQQLVPLQPKRAGGRASAGEDSQPPPPPQLVDDGLDLQDRDGHRSNPSSAANSGARHRHWRPSLHSIAEVSS, encoded by the exons ATGGGCAACTgccaggcggcggaggcggcgacggtggtggtGCAGCACCCGGGCGGCCGGGTGGAGCGCCTCTACTGGGCCACCAGCGCCGCTGAGGTCATGCGCGCCAACCCGGGCCACTACGTCGCGCTCGTCACGCGCCGGCCGGGGGacgaggaggcggagggggagcggcgcggcgcggcgcgggtgaCGCGGGTGAAGCTGCTCAAGCCCCGGGACACGCTGGCGCTCGGCCAGGCCTACCGCCTCATCACCGTCGCCGAGGTCGCCAGGGCGCTGCAGGCCAAGAAGGAGGACAAGACGCGGAgggcgcagcagcagctcgtgccGCTCCAGCCCAAGCGCGCCGGAGGGAGAGCCAGCGCCGGCGAGgactcgcagccgccgccgccgccgcagctggtgGATGACGGCCTTGATCTG CAGGACAGGGACGGCCACCGGAGCAAtccgagctcggcggcgaaCTCCGGCGCCAGGCATCGCCACTGGCGCCCGTCTCTGCACAGCATTGCCGAGGTCAGCAGCTGA
- the LOC120703039 gene encoding uncharacterized protein LOC120703039 isoform X2, with amino-acid sequence MGNCQAAEAATVVVQHPGGRVERLYWATSAAEVMRANPGHYVALVTRRPGDEEAEGERRGAARVTRVKLLKPRDTLALGQAYRLITVAEVARALQAKKEDKTRRAQQQLVPLQPKRAGGRASAGEDSQPPPPPQLVDDGLDLDRDGHRSNPSSAANSGARHRHWRPSLHSIAEVSS; translated from the exons ATGGGCAACTgccaggcggcggaggcggcgacggtggtggtGCAGCACCCGGGCGGCCGGGTGGAGCGCCTCTACTGGGCCACCAGCGCCGCTGAGGTCATGCGCGCCAACCCGGGCCACTACGTCGCGCTCGTCACGCGCCGGCCGGGGGacgaggaggcggagggggagcggcgcggcgcggcgcgggtgaCGCGGGTGAAGCTGCTCAAGCCCCGGGACACGCTGGCGCTCGGCCAGGCCTACCGCCTCATCACCGTCGCCGAGGTCGCCAGGGCGCTGCAGGCCAAGAAGGAGGACAAGACGCGGAgggcgcagcagcagctcgtgccGCTCCAGCCCAAGCGCGCCGGAGGGAGAGCCAGCGCCGGCGAGgactcgcagccgccgccgccgccgcagctggtgGATGACGGCCTTGATCTG GACAGGGACGGCCACCGGAGCAAtccgagctcggcggcgaaCTCCGGCGCCAGGCATCGCCACTGGCGCCCGTCTCTGCACAGCATTGCCGAGGTCAGCAGCTGA